A single genomic interval of Longimicrobiaceae bacterium harbors:
- a CDS encoding L,D-transpeptidase: MRLPTLLLALSVLFGASSAGAQEKPLRIDLNIPALRLTVYEGDEIIRSYPVAVGMKGHDTPTGKFAITHAEWNPWWRPPAREWAKDEKVTPPGPNNPMGRVKLFFLQYYFFHGTPESGSIGTPASHGCVRLLNKDVIALARLLHERAAPQVSSKDIDRILANSSQTRRVNFREPIPVTIRYDLVTVQDGDINIYPDIYDYGTLHSEAVYQALMAAGYDVSLVSHKDVARLIEQGRGARETLNLKVEDVFGTEVAASRKSVTTAVR, translated from the coding sequence ATGCGCTTGCCGACTCTTCTTCTCGCCCTTTCGGTCCTCTTCGGCGCATCCTCCGCGGGCGCACAGGAGAAGCCGCTCCGGATCGACCTCAACATCCCGGCGCTTCGCCTCACCGTCTACGAGGGGGACGAGATCATCCGCTCCTACCCGGTCGCGGTGGGGATGAAGGGGCACGACACCCCCACCGGAAAGTTTGCCATCACCCACGCCGAGTGGAACCCGTGGTGGCGTCCACCGGCCCGCGAATGGGCGAAGGACGAGAAGGTCACCCCGCCCGGGCCCAACAACCCGATGGGCAGGGTGAAGCTCTTCTTCCTCCAGTACTACTTCTTCCACGGCACGCCGGAGAGCGGCAGCATCGGCACACCCGCGTCGCACGGGTGCGTGCGCCTGCTCAACAAGGACGTGATCGCGCTGGCGCGCCTGCTCCACGAACGGGCCGCCCCCCAGGTCAGCTCCAAGGATATCGACCGCATCCTGGCGAACTCCAGCCAGACGCGCCGGGTGAACTTCCGCGAACCGATCCCGGTCACGATCCGCTACGACCTGGTGACCGTGCAGGACGGGGATATCAACATCTATCCGGACATCTACGACTACGGCACCCTGCACTCGGAGGCGGTCTACCAGGCGCTGATGGCGGCCGGGTACGACGTGAGCCTGGTCTCCCACAAGGACGTCGCGCGGTTGATCGAGCAGGGCCGGGGGGCGCGCGAGACGCTGAACCTGAAGGTGGAGGACGTCTTCGGGACCGAGGTCGCCGCGAGCCGCAAGAGCGTGACCACCGCGGTTCGATAG
- a CDS encoding nucleotidyltransferase domain-containing protein, whose protein sequence is MIESSSRARLAEALSPLQLHAARCVVARVRVEIAPELVQASLFGSRARGDARPDSDVDLLLVFRSLPPDREPYASEAESIAEQEARRLHVPVTVWSVSLEDLAVGQRTPMLVDALADSIPLWCREAPLPAVPFTPVDAIHCVETLLRRIDEGSQLVRIALRQGRSKAAARRVRDDLVRACTAHLLLSGITRPRRAEAVRQVLLPSGGECLTGSVAEWVERSFGFNGTDEHVFVPPPPGGFAAAAELVEELRRAALQRLDELRARLGRW, encoded by the coding sequence ATGATCGAGAGCTCCAGCCGGGCCAGGCTCGCAGAGGCTCTCTCCCCGCTTCAACTCCACGCGGCCCGATGCGTGGTCGCCCGGGTGCGAGTGGAGATTGCCCCCGAGCTGGTGCAGGCCTCGCTCTTCGGCTCGCGAGCTCGGGGGGACGCTCGCCCCGACTCCGACGTCGATCTGCTGCTCGTCTTCCGCTCGCTGCCACCCGACCGCGAGCCCTACGCTTCTGAAGCGGAATCCATTGCCGAGCAGGAGGCTCGTCGCCTGCACGTGCCGGTCACGGTCTGGTCCGTCTCCCTCGAGGACCTGGCCGTCGGTCAGCGCACCCCCATGCTGGTCGACGCCCTGGCCGACTCGATCCCTCTCTGGTGCCGCGAGGCCCCGCTCCCTGCGGTCCCCTTCACCCCCGTTGACGCGATTCATTGCGTCGAGACGCTGCTCCGCCGTATCGACGAGGGTTCCCAACTCGTCCGGATCGCGCTCCGGCAAGGCCGCTCGAAGGCGGCGGCGCGCCGGGTCCGCGACGACCTCGTCCGCGCCTGTACGGCGCACCTCCTTCTGAGCGGGATCACGCGGCCGCGCCGGGCCGAAGCCGTCCGCCAGGTGCTGCTGCCCAGCGGAGGCGAGTGCCTTACCGGCTCAGTCGCCGAATGGGTGGAACGCTCCTTTGGCTTCAACGGTACGGATGAGCACGTCTTCGTCCCGCCCCCGCCGGGGGGCTTTGCGGCGGCCGCGGAGTTGGTCGAGGAGTTGCGAAGGGCGGCGCTGCAGCGCCTCGACGAGCTGCGAGCGCGCCTCGGGAGGTGGTGA
- the mrdA gene encoding penicillin-binding protein 2 → MRLFQPDSRQRRTLGALFAISFVIAVLLTAFYNTQIVRGESYALASEDNRLRPVVIPAPRGTIYDRYGEVVATSIPGFSVVLLPGTEETIRATLEDLQRFLGLADSDVERLMRQRETSPHGLLTITEDATFSQVAALEERRASFPNLLIVDRPKRYYPAGPAIGHIIGYVSEISDEELQLPIYQEAGYRQGRWIGKAGVEKQYELRLSGEDGARFVEVDAKGRIVNPRSTVEVQPPVPGQDLRLTLDLELQKYIAEIFPDTMKGAVVAMVPSTGEILAMYSNPSYDPNDFVGGISGRLWSALQNDPLKPLIDRTIGARYPPASTFKLATAAMGVKLGLVNASTRMPIPCTGGLSYAGRYWRCWQSQGHGALDLASAIEKSCNVYFYQLGLQIGLQKFIEEGTRIGFDERTGIDLPNEARPIFPLSLEWYEDRYGYRPKSSEVLSLSIGQGPNTQTVLRMAHFYSAIAGNGTAPAPHLVQGEAPAEGGIDLGLTPEQLETLWAGLVKVVQPGGTAVLSSLANWQIYGKTGTAQNPPNPDHGWFIGFSGKPGGTPEIVVAAIIEHGLHGSDVAPLAAKVINHYLSRKHGIPVDPQPTYIERLESGRARGPDTYPAPLHPGLPPGAGTLATAPEQAQSPAEE, encoded by the coding sequence ATGAGGCTCTTCCAGCCAGACAGCCGCCAGCGCCGAACCCTGGGCGCTCTTTTCGCGATCAGCTTTGTGATCGCGGTGCTCCTCACCGCGTTCTACAACACGCAGATCGTTCGGGGAGAGTCGTACGCGCTCGCCTCCGAGGACAACCGTCTGCGACCGGTCGTCATCCCCGCCCCGCGGGGAACGATTTACGATCGCTACGGGGAGGTGGTGGCCACCAGCATTCCCGGCTTCTCCGTGGTGCTGCTCCCCGGAACCGAGGAGACGATTCGCGCCACTCTCGAGGATCTGCAGCGTTTCCTGGGCCTGGCGGACTCCGACGTCGAGCGGCTGATGCGTCAACGCGAGACCAGCCCGCACGGCCTGCTCACCATCACGGAAGACGCGACCTTTTCGCAGGTGGCTGCCCTCGAGGAGCGGCGCGCCTCCTTCCCCAACCTGCTCATCGTAGATCGACCCAAGCGCTACTATCCTGCCGGTCCCGCCATCGGTCACATCATCGGCTACGTATCGGAGATCTCCGACGAGGAGCTCCAGTTGCCGATCTACCAGGAGGCCGGGTATCGGCAGGGGCGATGGATCGGAAAGGCGGGCGTGGAAAAACAGTACGAGCTGCGCCTCAGCGGGGAAGACGGGGCGCGGTTCGTGGAGGTGGACGCCAAGGGGCGCATCGTGAACCCTCGCTCCACCGTGGAGGTGCAGCCCCCTGTTCCTGGCCAGGACCTGCGGCTGACGCTTGATCTCGAGCTGCAGAAGTACATCGCCGAGATCTTCCCGGACACGATGAAGGGCGCCGTGGTGGCGATGGTGCCCTCGACGGGGGAGATCCTCGCGATGTACAGCAATCCCAGCTACGATCCCAACGATTTCGTCGGGGGGATCAGCGGCAGGTTGTGGTCGGCGCTGCAGAACGATCCGCTGAAGCCGCTCATCGACCGGACGATTGGGGCCCGCTACCCGCCCGCTTCGACCTTCAAGCTGGCGACCGCGGCCATGGGCGTGAAGCTCGGGCTGGTGAACGCCTCGACCCGGATGCCAATTCCCTGTACCGGCGGTCTTTCCTACGCGGGACGCTACTGGAGGTGCTGGCAGTCTCAAGGACACGGCGCGCTCGACCTGGCCAGCGCCATCGAGAAGTCGTGCAACGTCTACTTCTACCAGCTCGGACTGCAGATCGGTCTGCAGAAGTTCATCGAGGAAGGAACGCGGATCGGCTTCGATGAGCGCACCGGCATCGACCTGCCCAATGAGGCGCGGCCGATCTTTCCGCTCTCGCTGGAGTGGTACGAGGATCGCTACGGGTACCGGCCCAAGAGCTCCGAGGTACTCAGCCTCTCCATCGGTCAGGGACCCAACACCCAGACCGTGCTGCGCATGGCGCACTTCTACTCCGCCATCGCCGGCAACGGGACTGCTCCGGCCCCACACCTCGTCCAGGGCGAGGCGCCTGCGGAAGGAGGGATAGACCTCGGGCTGACGCCGGAGCAGTTGGAGACGCTCTGGGCCGGGCTGGTGAAGGTCGTTCAGCCGGGGGGAACCGCGGTGCTCTCCTCGCTGGCGAACTGGCAGATCTACGGGAAGACCGGAACGGCTCAGAACCCGCCCAATCCGGATCACGGTTGGTTCATCGGCTTCTCCGGTAAGCCGGGGGGCACGCCGGAGATCGTGGTTGCCGCCATCATCGAGCACGGGCTGCACGGCAGCGACGTCGCGCCCCTGGCGGCGAAGGTGATCAATCACTATCTGAGTCGGAAGCACGGCATTCCGGTCGATCCGCAGCCGACCTACATCGAGCGTCTCGAGTCCGGTCGCGCCCGCGGGCCCGACACCTACCCGGCGCCGCTGCACCCCGGTCTCCCGCCGGGAGCGGGAACGCTGGCCACGGCTCCCGAGCAGGCCCAGTCGCCGGCAGAGGAATGA
- a CDS encoding dihydrolipoamide acetyltransferase family protein, giving the protein MSRIEVPMPQMGESITEGTVSVWLKSVGDRVERDEPIMEISTDKVDAEIPSPAAGTLVEILVQEGETVEVGTPVALIETEVSGEAPEGSVAAAPASAGASSETETGTAEEGIAAAVEQQGAAAQLGAMAIAAEGGTATAAAGGAATATAGEAGGPSGPMAGPGSTGGAAAATPTNASPQTLEERIRRRSSPLVRRMAEEHGIDLQRVQGTGWMGRVTKDDILAWIRNGGAAVAERRGAGKLDWDEFYSHVEHPTVEVGPADRVEPMSRMTRLIADHMVISKRVSPHVHSFIEVDYSRIDQVRAAHRKRWEEQGVKVSYTAFVARAVATALREHPKLNASISGAEVVYRGRINLGIAVALPWGLIVPVVKQADELSLVGIAQRINDLAERARAKKLSPEEVQEGTFTITNPGVFGTLIGFPIINQPQVAILCMGGIEKRPVVVTDEFGNDAIVARKRGFISLGFDHRLVNGADGDSFLARVKELLESATEV; this is encoded by the coding sequence ATGTCCCGAATCGAAGTCCCCATGCCGCAGATGGGTGAGTCGATCACCGAAGGGACGGTCTCCGTCTGGCTGAAGAGCGTCGGCGACCGGGTGGAACGCGACGAGCCGATCATGGAGATCTCCACCGACAAGGTGGATGCGGAGATCCCCTCACCCGCGGCCGGGACACTGGTCGAGATCCTCGTCCAGGAGGGAGAGACGGTCGAGGTGGGCACTCCGGTGGCGCTGATCGAGACCGAGGTGTCGGGTGAGGCGCCGGAGGGCTCGGTCGCGGCCGCCCCCGCCTCCGCAGGCGCATCGTCCGAGACCGAGACCGGCACCGCGGAAGAGGGTATCGCGGCGGCGGTCGAGCAGCAGGGTGCGGCCGCGCAGCTCGGGGCGATGGCCATCGCCGCGGAAGGTGGTACGGCAACCGCTGCGGCGGGCGGTGCCGCGACCGCCACTGCCGGCGAGGCCGGAGGGCCGAGCGGACCGATGGCAGGCCCGGGGAGTACTGGGGGAGCTGCGGCTGCGACGCCGACCAACGCTTCGCCCCAGACCCTTGAGGAGCGGATCCGCAGGCGCTCCTCGCCGCTAGTTCGGCGTATGGCGGAGGAACATGGGATCGATCTCCAGCGCGTCCAGGGGACCGGGTGGATGGGGAGGGTGACCAAGGACGATATCCTCGCCTGGATTCGAAACGGTGGGGCGGCGGTCGCGGAGAGGCGTGGGGCAGGGAAGCTGGACTGGGACGAGTTCTACAGCCACGTCGAACACCCGACCGTGGAAGTCGGTCCAGCCGATCGCGTGGAGCCGATGAGCCGGATGACCCGGTTGATCGCCGACCACATGGTCATCTCCAAGCGGGTCTCGCCCCATGTCCATTCCTTCATCGAGGTGGACTACTCCCGCATCGACCAGGTGCGCGCTGCCCACCGGAAGCGGTGGGAGGAGCAGGGGGTAAAGGTGAGCTACACGGCCTTCGTGGCGCGGGCGGTGGCCACCGCGCTGCGGGAGCATCCGAAGCTCAACGCCTCGATCTCCGGCGCCGAGGTCGTTTACCGCGGCCGGATCAATCTGGGGATCGCGGTGGCGCTCCCCTGGGGCCTCATCGTTCCCGTGGTGAAGCAGGCGGACGAGCTGTCGCTGGTCGGCATCGCCCAGCGCATCAACGACCTGGCCGAGCGTGCCCGGGCAAAGAAGCTCTCGCCCGAGGAGGTGCAGGAGGGAACCTTCACCATCACCAATCCGGGCGTTTTCGGGACGCTGATCGGCTTCCCGATCATCAACCAGCCGCAGGTGGCGATCCTGTGTATGGGCGGGATCGAGAAACGGCCAGTCGTGGTCACCGACGAGTTTGGCAACGACGCGATCGTGGCGCGCAAGCGCGGCTTCATCTCCCTGGGCTTCGATCACCGCCTGGTGAACGGGGCCGACGGGGACAGCTTCCTGGCCCGGGTGAAGGAGCTGCTGGAATCGGCAACTGAGGTCTGA
- the lipB gene encoding lipoyl(octanoyl) transferase LipB: MSVTTAQLVARGRAQRILEVRRIGTVPYADGLQLQAELVRQRREGEIPDTLLLLEHPHVITKGSGTHLENILLSDEERERRGIELFDAGRGGDVTYHGPGQLVGYPILDLKPDRCDLHAYLRDIEEVLIRVLAGYGLSAGRREGLTGVWVEDRKLAAIGIRVSSGWITSHGFALNVSTDLSYFSAIIPCGIHEYGVGSIESELGRKVEMSEVEERVAGEFCAVFGMAVGG; this comes from the coding sequence GTGAGCGTGACGACGGCACAACTGGTCGCGCGGGGGAGAGCGCAGCGCATCCTGGAGGTGCGTCGGATAGGGACCGTGCCCTATGCGGACGGGCTTCAGCTTCAGGCGGAGCTGGTGCGTCAGCGACGGGAGGGCGAGATCCCTGACACGCTCCTCCTGCTCGAGCACCCCCACGTCATCACCAAGGGGTCGGGGACGCACCTCGAGAACATTCTGCTGAGCGACGAGGAGCGGGAGCGGCGGGGCATCGAGCTCTTCGACGCCGGGCGTGGGGGCGACGTGACCTACCACGGCCCGGGTCAGCTGGTCGGCTATCCGATCCTGGACCTCAAGCCGGACCGGTGCGACCTCCACGCCTACCTTCGGGATATCGAGGAGGTGCTCATCCGCGTGCTCGCCGGGTACGGCCTGTCCGCGGGGAGAAGGGAGGGCCTCACCGGCGTCTGGGTGGAGGATCGGAAGCTGGCCGCAATCGGGATTCGCGTCTCCTCCGGCTGGATCACCAGCCACGGCTTCGCGCTGAACGTGAGCACCGACCTCAGCTACTTCAGCGCGATCATCCCCTGCGGCATCCACGAGTACGGCGTGGGATCGATCGAGTCCGAGCTGGGCCGCAAGGTGGAGATGTCCGAGGTGGAGGAGAGGGTGGCGGGGGAGTTCTGCGCGGTGTTCGGGATGGCGGTGGGAGGGTGA
- a CDS encoding ribonuclease H, with protein MNRQSPLVFIYADESCLGNQFRDRARPGGAGGMLEYLHPQRGWVRRDYWISEPDTTNNRMALRSAIDLLDALRVRSQVVFTTDSRYLVDGITGWVYGWARRGWTRKGGEIENLALWKELARAAAAHQVQWCWVKGHAGHPQNEYANHLATRAAASQSASGGLVPSGFDAWIAEEQNRGRYLDFLPPNPDEFEFRPSPPPPGG; from the coding sequence ATCAGTTTCGCGATCGGGCGAGGCCAGGAGGGGCCGGAGGAATGCTGGAGTACCTGCACCCGCAGCGCGGATGGGTGCGGCGGGACTACTGGATCTCGGAGCCGGACACAACCAACAACCGGATGGCGCTGCGCAGCGCGATCGACCTGCTGGACGCGCTGAGAGTCCGCTCGCAGGTGGTCTTCACCACCGACAGCCGTTACCTGGTCGACGGGATCACCGGCTGGGTTTACGGATGGGCGCGGCGGGGCTGGACCCGGAAGGGTGGCGAGATCGAGAACCTCGCCCTCTGGAAGGAGTTGGCGCGCGCGGCGGCCGCACACCAGGTGCAATGGTGCTGGGTGAAGGGCCACGCCGGTCATCCGCAGAACGAGTACGCGAACCATCTCGCCACCCGCGCCGCCGCGAGTCAGTCCGCCAGCGGCGGCCTCGTCCCCTCGGGCTTCGACGCCTGGATCGCGGAAGAGCAGAACCGCGGCCGCTACCTCGACTTCCTGCCTCCGAATCCGGACGAGTTCGAGTTTCGGCCGTCGCCGCCGCCGCCGGGGGGGTGA